A window of Deltaproteobacteria bacterium contains these coding sequences:
- the gatC gene encoding Asp-tRNA(Asn)/Glu-tRNA(Gln) amidotransferase subunit GatC, translating to MKLPREEIDAIAHLARLALTDDEADALCGELGAILAHVAALSEVDTTGVEPMTHAVPMDLRLRADEVEPSLPAELAVGAAPDRDGDYFRVPKVIDG from the coding sequence ATGAAGCTGCCCCGTGAAGAGATCGACGCGATCGCGCACCTGGCGCGGCTCGCGCTTACCGACGACGAAGCGGACGCGCTGTGCGGGGAACTCGGCGCGATTCTCGCGCACGTCGCGGCCTTGTCCGAAGTCGACACCACCGGCGTGGAGCCGATGACCCACGCGGTGCCGATGGACCTGCGCCTGCGCGCCGACGAGGTCGAGCCGTCGCTGCCGGCCGAACTCGCGGTCGGCGCCGCACCGGACCGCGACGGCGACTACTTCCGCGTGCCGAAGGTGATCGACGGATGA
- a CDS encoding FadR family transcriptional regulator codes for MAKQHERQKVADEVLVEVRRRILTGRYAPGTKLPPERDLARELGVNRASLREALKKLEHLGLVRIRQGDGTRVTHFEQTAGIELVSHLLPLSPELAADVLEFRRLVGRELARLAAERATAADVDRLRALAADGRAPELSPERRFDLDFAFYAQLAACTGNRVLSMLINTVRAATESMRPALAVLTVSPERMAAHHDAVIAAIEARDADAAARAAEAYLRDGERKVLGDEAAP; via the coding sequence ATGGCCAAGCAACACGAACGGCAGAAGGTGGCGGACGAGGTGCTCGTCGAGGTCCGGCGGCGCATCCTGACCGGTCGCTACGCGCCGGGCACCAAGCTCCCGCCCGAGCGCGACCTCGCGCGCGAACTCGGCGTCAACCGCGCGTCGCTGCGGGAGGCGCTCAAGAAGCTCGAACACCTCGGCCTCGTGCGCATCCGCCAGGGCGACGGCACGCGCGTGACGCACTTCGAGCAGACCGCGGGGATCGAGCTGGTGTCCCACCTGCTGCCGCTGTCGCCCGAGTTGGCCGCCGACGTGCTCGAGTTCCGCCGGCTCGTCGGCCGCGAGCTCGCGCGACTCGCGGCCGAGCGGGCGACCGCGGCCGACGTGGATCGGCTGCGAGCGCTCGCGGCCGACGGTCGCGCCCCGGAGCTGTCGCCCGAGCGGCGGTTCGACCTCGACTTTGCGTTCTACGCGCAGTTGGCTGCATGTACCGGCAACCGCGTGCTGTCGATGCTCATCAATACGGTCCGCGCGGCCACCGAGTCGATGCGGCCGGCGCTCGCCGTGCTCACCGTGTCGCCGGAGCGGATGGCAGCCCACCACGACGCGGTGATCGCCGCGATCGAGGCACGCGATGCGGACGCCGCCGCGCGCGCGGCCGAGGCGTACCTGCGCGACGGCGAGCGAAAGGTGCTGGGCGATGAAGCTGCCCCGTGA
- the gatA gene encoding Asp-tRNA(Asn)/Glu-tRNA(Gln) amidotransferase subunit GatA, translating into MIDWTAADIARRVAARDVSAREVAQAHLDRVAAVDDRLGAFLRVDGDGALAQAGAVDAAIARGEDPGPLAGVPVGLKDVLVTAGVETTAASKILAGWVPPYDGTAVARLRAAGAVVLGKLNCDEFAMGSSTERSAFRPCRNPWNLDRVPGGSSGGSAAAVAARLCAASLGTDTGGSIRQPAALCGVVGLKPTYGRVSRYGVVAYASSLDQVGPLARTVEDAALVLEAIAGFDPRDATSIDAPVPRYRDATAAGAGGVEGLRFGVPDEYLAGDGLDPEVAAAVAAAVDRLAAAGARVERISLPHTRYALSAYYLIATAEASSNLARYDGVRYGLRVAAPGASLADMYCATRGAGFGPEVKRRIMLGTYVLRAGYYDQYYRKAQQVRALVKRDFDAAFSRVDVVVCPTSPTPAFALGEKTADPLQMYLADVFTLGCNLAGLPGISVPCGLSSGGLPIGLQMIAPPLAEPTLLRAAAGYERIAPFTARPPEVAP; encoded by the coding sequence ATGATCGACTGGACCGCCGCGGACATCGCGCGCCGGGTGGCCGCGCGCGACGTGTCGGCTCGCGAGGTCGCGCAGGCCCACCTCGATCGCGTCGCCGCGGTCGACGACCGCCTCGGCGCGTTCTTGCGGGTCGACGGCGACGGCGCGCTCGCACAGGCCGGCGCGGTGGACGCCGCGATCGCGCGCGGCGAGGACCCGGGCCCGCTGGCGGGCGTGCCGGTCGGCCTGAAGGACGTGCTGGTCACCGCCGGCGTCGAGACGACCGCCGCGTCGAAGATCCTCGCCGGCTGGGTGCCGCCGTACGACGGCACGGCGGTCGCGCGGTTGCGCGCGGCCGGCGCGGTCGTGCTCGGCAAGCTCAACTGCGACGAATTCGCGATGGGCTCGTCGACCGAACGCTCGGCGTTTCGCCCGTGTCGCAACCCGTGGAACCTCGACCGGGTGCCGGGCGGCTCGTCGGGCGGCTCGGCGGCGGCGGTGGCCGCGCGGTTGTGCGCGGCGTCGCTCGGCACGGATACCGGCGGCTCGATCCGCCAGCCCGCCGCGCTGTGCGGCGTCGTCGGGCTCAAGCCGACCTACGGCCGCGTGTCGCGCTACGGGGTGGTTGCTTATGCATCGTCTCTCGATCAGGTCGGGCCGCTGGCGCGCACGGTGGAGGATGCGGCGTTGGTGCTCGAGGCGATCGCCGGGTTCGACCCGCGCGACGCCACGTCGATCGACGCGCCGGTGCCGCGTTACCGGGACGCGACCGCCGCCGGGGCCGGCGGAGTCGAGGGCTTGCGGTTCGGCGTGCCGGACGAATACCTCGCCGGCGACGGACTCGACCCGGAGGTCGCCGCGGCGGTCGCCGCCGCCGTCGACCGACTCGCCGCCGCCGGTGCCCGGGTGGAGCGCATCTCGCTGCCCCACACGCGCTATGCCCTGTCGGCGTATTACCTGATCGCCACGGCCGAGGCGTCGTCCAACCTCGCCCGCTACGACGGCGTCCGCTACGGCCTGCGCGTGGCGGCGCCCGGGGCGAGCCTCGCGGACATGTATTGCGCGACGCGCGGCGCCGGGTTCGGCCCGGAGGTCAAGCGGCGGATCATGCTCGGCACCTACGTGTTGCGCGCTGGCTACTACGATCAGTACTACCGCAAGGCGCAGCAGGTGCGCGCGCTCGTCAAGCGCGACTTCGACGCCGCGTTTTCGCGCGTGGACGTCGTCGTGTGTCCCACGTCGCCGACGCCCGCGTTCGCCCTCGGCGAAAAGACCGCCGACCCGCTGCAGATGTACCTGGCCGACGTGTTCACCCTCGGCTGCAACCTGGCCGGCCTGCCCGGCATCAGCGTACCGTGCGGGCTATCGTCGGGCGGCTTGCCGATTGGCCTGCAGATGATCGCGCCGCCGCTGGCGGAGCCGACGCTTCTGCGCGCCGCCGCCGGCTACGAACGGATCGCGCCGTTTACCGCCCGGCCGCCGGAGGTGGCGCCGTGA
- the gatB gene encoding Asp-tRNA(Asn)/Glu-tRNA(Gln) amidotransferase subunit GatB: MSRWEPVIGLEVHVQLRTASKTFSGSAAAYGAEPNALTDPVVLALPGALPVLNERAVEFAVRLGLACGCSIRRRSRLARKHYFYPDLPKGYQISQYDEPLCEGGGVDVVVDGRVHRVRLTRIHLEEDAGKSLHDGGAASRVDLNRAGVPLCEIVSEPEIRSAAHAAAYMRAIRQLVRYLDISDGNMEEGSLRCDANVSVRLAGSEELGVRVELKNINSFRFVQKALDYEIARQVRVLDGGGQVVQETRLWDADAGVTRPMRGKEEAEDYRYFPDPDLPPLVVDDALLARARAAIPELPAARRARYIDQLGLGPADADAMAEERDVADYFDAVVAAGAPPKAAANWIQGDLTAALHRAGRSVADCPVSPAHLAELIGLLEDDAISGPIAKRVLARAFATGESPVAIVERDGLRQISDAGAIEAIARDIVAAHPDQVAAYRAGKTKLLGYFVGQVMKATGGKANPAAVNDVLKRLLDEAGA; encoded by the coding sequence GTGAGCCGATGGGAACCGGTCATCGGCCTGGAGGTGCACGTGCAACTTCGCACCGCCTCCAAGACGTTCTCGGGCTCCGCCGCCGCGTACGGCGCCGAACCGAACGCGCTCACCGACCCGGTCGTGCTCGCGCTGCCGGGCGCGCTGCCCGTGCTCAACGAGCGCGCGGTCGAGTTCGCAGTGCGGCTCGGGCTCGCCTGCGGCTGTTCGATCCGCCGCCGGTCGCGGCTCGCGCGCAAGCACTACTTCTACCCGGATCTGCCCAAGGGGTACCAGATTTCGCAGTACGACGAGCCGCTGTGCGAGGGCGGCGGCGTCGACGTGGTCGTCGACGGCCGCGTCCACCGCGTGCGGCTCACCCGCATCCACCTCGAGGAGGACGCCGGCAAGAGCCTGCACGACGGCGGCGCCGCATCGCGCGTCGACCTCAACCGCGCCGGCGTGCCGCTGTGCGAGATCGTCAGCGAGCCGGAAATTCGCTCGGCCGCGCACGCGGCGGCGTACATGCGCGCGATCCGCCAGCTCGTCCGCTACCTCGACATCTCCGACGGCAACATGGAGGAGGGCTCGCTTCGGTGCGACGCCAACGTGTCGGTGCGCCTCGCCGGCAGCGAGGAGCTAGGCGTCCGCGTCGAACTCAAGAACATCAACTCGTTTCGGTTCGTGCAAAAGGCGCTCGACTACGAGATCGCGCGCCAGGTGCGCGTGCTCGACGGCGGCGGGCAGGTCGTGCAGGAGACGCGGCTGTGGGACGCGGATGCCGGCGTGACGCGGCCGATGCGCGGCAAGGAGGAGGCCGAGGACTACCGCTACTTCCCGGACCCGGATCTGCCGCCGCTGGTCGTCGATGACGCACTGCTCGCGCGCGCCCGCGCCGCGATCCCCGAGCTGCCCGCGGCGCGTCGCGCGCGCTACATCGACCAGCTGGGCCTCGGCCCGGCCGACGCGGACGCCATGGCCGAAGAGCGCGACGTGGCCGACTACTTCGATGCGGTCGTCGCCGCCGGCGCGCCGCCCAAGGCCGCCGCGAACTGGATCCAGGGCGACCTCACCGCGGCGCTGCACCGGGCGGGCCGGAGCGTGGCAGACTGCCCGGTGTCGCCGGCGCACCTGGCCGAGCTGATCGGGCTGCTCGAAGACGACGCGATCAGCGGGCCGATCGCCAAGCGCGTGCTCGCTCGCGCCTTTGCGACCGGCGAGTCGCCCGTCGCGATCGTCGAGCGCGACGGGCTGCGGCAGATCAGCGACGCGGGCGCGATCGAGGCGATCGCCCGCGACATCGTCGCGGCGCACCCGGACCAGGTCGCCGCCTACCGGGCCGGCAAGACCAAGCTGCTCGGCTACTTCGTCGGCCAGGTCATGAAGGCGACCGGCGGCAAGGCGAACCCCGCAGCGGTCAACGATGTGCTAAAGCGGCTGCTCGACGAGGCAGGAGCATGA